One genomic segment of Bradyrhizobium diazoefficiens includes these proteins:
- the sdhD gene encoding succinate dehydrogenase, hydrophobic membrane anchor protein, whose amino-acid sequence MSATDTPKRSMRTPLGRVRNLGAAHSGTGEFWRQRITGVAMTLLMIPVLVIIMMLLGRNQAGAAQILGSLPIAVILLLFIGASAWHMKIGMQVVIEDYVHNEKLKLVSIMLNNFFSIAVALASTYAILKLSSGV is encoded by the coding sequence ATGAGCGCGACCGATACGCCCAAGCGCAGCATGCGCACCCCGCTCGGCCGCGTCCGCAATCTCGGCGCCGCGCATTCCGGCACCGGCGAGTTCTGGCGCCAGCGCATCACCGGGGTCGCCATGACGCTGTTGATGATCCCGGTGCTGGTGATCATCATGATGCTGCTCGGCCGCAACCAGGCCGGCGCCGCCCAGATCCTCGGCTCGCTGCCGATCGCGGTGATCCTGCTGCTCTTCATCGGCGCCAGCGCCTGGCACATGAAGATCGGCATGCAGGTGGTGATCGAGGACTACGTCCATAACGAGAAGCTGAAGCTCGTCTCGATCATGCTCAACAATTTCTTCTCGATCGCCGTGGCGCTCGCCTCGACCTACGCGATCCTGAAGCTTTCATCCGGAGTCTAA
- the sdhC gene encoding succinate dehydrogenase, cytochrome b556 subunit has translation MTARIERPLSPHMQVYRWTLTMALSIVHRATGIALYVGTLLLAWWLIAAASGPAAYAHVQAFTGSIIGRLIVFGYTWALMHHMLSGIRHFVWDLGYGFKANEREALTWGALIGGIALTVLIWIIAYATGGGR, from the coding sequence ATGACCGCACGGATCGAACGACCGCTTTCTCCCCACATGCAAGTCTACCGCTGGACGCTGACGATGGCGCTGTCCATCGTCCATCGCGCCACCGGTATCGCCCTCTATGTCGGAACGCTGCTGCTGGCCTGGTGGCTGATCGCAGCGGCCTCCGGCCCCGCCGCCTATGCCCACGTCCAGGCCTTCACCGGCAGCATCATCGGCCGCCTGATCGTGTTCGGCTACACCTGGGCACTGATGCACCATATGCTGAGCGGCATCCGGCATTTCGTCTGGGACCTCGGCTACGGCTTCAAGGCCAATGAGCGCGAGGCGCTGACCTGGGGCGCGCTGATCGGCGGTATCGCGCTGACGGTGCTGATCTGGATCATTGCCTATGCGACCGGAGGCGGACGATGA